The following proteins come from a genomic window of bacterium:
- the proB gene encoding glutamate 5-kinase has product MRKYLENVKNVTLKIGTNVLTDSCGRIQKNIISSIARQVCAIREKGVNVMIISSGAIAAGRWKLEFGSKELTLRQKQAAAAVGQTQLMRYYEDAFAEKGIVAAQVLLTDDGLSDRKRQLNAKNTLLTLIEKKAVPIINENDTVSVEEIKFGDNDRLSALVAQMTGSELLILLTDTDGLMDKDPKVEKNAKCISIVNSIDAGIERICGKKGSSLSTGGMYSKIQAARMVVTAGEFAVIANGKRENIISDILSGKDAGTLFLPLRHKMKGKKRWIAHFKRSSGFLVIDAGAVLALREKGKSLLASGIISAKGDFSAGDIIILRDEKGNDIGKGQINYSSGNIKKITGLKTSQIKAVLSGKVLDEVVHRNNMVIYGETRGK; this is encoded by the coding sequence ATGAGAAAGTATCTGGAAAACGTTAAAAATGTGACGCTTAAAATCGGGACCAATGTCCTGACGGATTCATGCGGCAGGATACAGAAGAACATTATATCTTCGATTGCGCGCCAGGTTTGCGCAATAAGAGAAAAAGGCGTCAATGTCATGATTATAAGCTCGGGCGCCATAGCGGCGGGAAGATGGAAATTAGAATTTGGCAGTAAGGAGTTGACACTCAGACAGAAACAGGCGGCGGCCGCGGTGGGCCAGACACAGTTAATGAGATATTATGAAGATGCTTTTGCCGAAAAAGGGATTGTTGCGGCGCAGGTATTATTGACCGATGACGGTTTATCCGACAGAAAACGCCAGTTGAACGCAAAAAACACTTTATTAACGCTTATCGAAAAAAAAGCGGTGCCTATCATCAACGAGAATGATACGGTTTCCGTTGAGGAAATCAAGTTCGGCGATAATGACAGGCTTTCTGCGCTGGTTGCCCAGATGACGGGAAGTGAATTGCTTATATTATTGACAGATACCGACGGCTTGATGGATAAAGACCCCAAAGTGGAAAAGAACGCAAAGTGTATCAGTATTGTAAACAGCATAGACGCGGGGATAGAGAGGATTTGCGGCAAAAAAGGGTCATCCCTTTCAACCGGGGGGATGTATTCAAAGATTCAGGCCGCCAGGATGGTTGTGACTGCGGGAGAGTTTGCGGTTATAGCTAATGGAAAAAGAGAAAATATTATTTCAGATATCCTTTCCGGTAAAGATGCAGGAACTCTATTTCTGCCGTTGCGGCACAAAATGAAGGGGAAGAAACGCTGGATAGCTCATTTTAAACGTTCGTCCGGGTTCCTGGTTATAGATGCCGGCGCGGTTCTCGCATTAAGGGAGAAGGGAAAGAGCCTTCTTGCCTCCGGTATTATATCAGCGAAGGGTGATTTTTCGGCCGGGGATATTATAATTTTAAGGGATGAGAAGGGAAATGATATAGGAAAAGGGCAGATAAATTATTCTTCCGGCAATATAAAAAAGATAACCGGGTTAAAAACATCCCAAATCAAAGCTGTTTTAAGCGGAAAAGTGCTTGATGAGGTAGTCCACCGGAATAATATGGTTATATACGGCGAAACACGGGGAAAATAA
- a CDS encoding glutamate-5-semialdehyde dehydrogenase: MQGSGKIKEYVKQLAEQAKDSSRKLALMSADHKNNLLKNIAVSIRKNKEIISEANKKDIKEAEKEGLSGALIDRLLLDGKRIEQMAGGLEEVAALDDPVGRVLNKKTRPNGMQIFKISVPIGVIAIIYESRPNVTSDSAGLCIKAGNAVILKGGREAFQSNKSIAACMRKAIAGCGGPENIIQFVETTERSAVAEMLKLNSLIDLVIPRGGESLIKAVTEMSTIPIIKHYKGVCHVFVDKDADLDKALKIIRNAKCQRPGVCNAMETLLVDNAISEKFLPLAADMLKKEKVELRGCPRTVKILKGIKQAAEDDWYEEYLDLILSVKIVDGVDEAVEHINKYGSMHSDAIITENQASALKFLNMVDSAAVYLNASTRFTDGGQFGMGAEIGISTDKIHARGPMGLEELNTYKYVIKGDGQIRD, encoded by the coding sequence ATGCAGGGTTCCGGAAAAATAAAGGAATATGTGAAACAGCTGGCTGAACAGGCAAAAGATTCTTCAAGAAAACTTGCCTTAATGAGCGCGGACCATAAAAATAACCTGTTGAAGAACATTGCTGTTTCCATAAGAAAAAACAAAGAGATTATATCGGAAGCCAATAAAAAAGACATTAAAGAAGCGGAAAAAGAAGGTTTATCGGGAGCATTGATCGACAGGCTCCTGCTGGATGGGAAAAGAATAGAGCAGATGGCGGGCGGATTAGAGGAAGTCGCGGCGTTGGATGATCCGGTGGGAAGAGTATTAAATAAAAAAACGAGGCCGAACGGGATGCAGATTTTTAAAATCAGTGTTCCAATAGGTGTTATCGCTATTATATATGAATCCCGTCCCAATGTTACCTCTGATTCGGCCGGCCTGTGCATTAAAGCCGGGAATGCGGTAATATTAAAAGGCGGCAGGGAAGCTTTTCAGTCCAATAAATCCATCGCTGCCTGCATGAGAAAGGCTATAGCCGGTTGCGGAGGCCCTGAGAATATTATTCAATTTGTGGAAACAACGGAAAGAAGCGCTGTCGCTGAAATGCTGAAATTAAATTCACTGATCGATCTGGTTATTCCGAGAGGCGGGGAAAGCCTGATAAAAGCGGTAACTGAAATGTCAACAATACCGATTATCAAACATTATAAAGGCGTTTGCCATGTGTTTGTCGATAAAGACGCGGATTTAGATAAAGCCCTGAAGATTATCAGGAACGCGAAATGCCAGAGACCCGGTGTTTGCAATGCCATGGAAACACTGCTTGTTGATAATGCCATATCGGAGAAATTCCTTCCTTTGGCGGCGGATATGCTGAAGAAAGAAAAAGTAGAACTCAGGGGTTGTCCCCGGACAGTGAAAATATTGAAAGGGATTAAACAGGCCGCTGAAGATGACTGGTATGAGGAATACCTGGATTTGATTTTGTCAGTTAAAATCGTGGACGGAGTTGATGAAGCCGTAGAACATATCAACAAATACGGCTCCATGCATTCAGATGCCATTATTACCGAGAATCAGGCGTCCGCTTTGAAATTCTTGAACATGGTGGATTCTGCCGCTGTATATTTGAATGCGTCTACAAGGTTTACGGACGGAGGACAGTTTGGGATGGGCGCTGAAATAGGTATCAGCACCGACAAGATTCACGCCAGGGGTCCCATGGGTCTTGAAGAACTCAATACTTACAAATATGTGATTAAAGGTGATGGCCAGA